The Tripterygium wilfordii isolate XIE 37 chromosome 18, ASM1340144v1, whole genome shotgun sequence nucleotide sequence TCCTGTTATAAGTATGGTTTGAGAACTGTGGATTCTGCTTTTACCTAATGCATTTCTGTTTGTTCTCGTCTATATGGACTAAAATATAGTTTTTTCTTTCTACTTGCAGTGATGTCCTCGCAGGACTCAATCAACACTGTTTATAAATGCATGCTGAGAGGTGCTGCTGACTATCTTGTCAAACCTATTCGGAGAAACGAACTGAGAAATTTGTGGCAGCATGTATGGAGAAGACAACATGTATAAAAATTCCTAACACCtttattcctctctctctctctctctctctctctctcacacacacacacacacacacacactttcatTCTTCCTTCCTTTTAAGTTAGTCGCATCAGAGCCATATTTTGTTCTTGTTGTTCTATCAGGCAACTGTTGACAGAAATGGCGAATTAGAGGAAAGTGTTGGACAGGAAAAGGTCGAGGCCATTTCTGATAATGATGCTGCTAGTAATCATTCGAGTGGTAACATGGCTCGTGATCAAAGGAAGGAGTACATTGAGAAAGGGAGTGATGCGCAGGTTAGTCTTTCTTATTTGTTCACAGGGCACTGAATCCTGAATGCATAATGTGGTGCTTCGACTGGTCTGAATCTCATTTGTGTATCTTGTCTGCTAGtattaaattttctttctttcttttattattattattattgtttggcTAAGAGTACCTTAGCTTATTTAATTACAAAAATCTGGGTTTACATCATATCTTACTATCAATATGTTATCTAATTTGGCTTGTCCCCCAATTACTTTGATGTTATGGGGGAAATTATTATTTCATCGGAgggaatttgtttgttttgtttttattatagaCTTAATGAGATGAAGTTTTTCAATCCAAGTCCAGCCTTTTGAGAAGACTATTTAAAACTTTTAGAAGCATCTGATATATAACATTGGAAAATCACACGGGTTTATTTTGGTGTGTGTTTCAGATTTCTTGAACCAGTTGTTTAACTCTTGGGCTCATTCAATGAAATACAGCCTTTTCCAACTATTACTAATGCTCTCTTAGAATCTAAAAAGATTGGATGTATTCAGATACCATATAAATTTATGACGCATTCATGCCTACACTGCATGGTTAGGCCAATCATTGGATTTAGATGTAATGGGAATATACTAATAGTTTGGGAATGGTTATTGTATATTTCATCCAGGGTATGCCTATCAGTATGGGTCAATTTATGTTAAAAAGAAATTTCCTTTCAATTTACATCACCAACGTGAAGTTTTATGTAGATACTGCATGTTTGCTGTCTCTTGTAGAGTTCTTGTACAAAGCCAGACTTAGAAGCAGAGAGTTCCCACAAGGAACATATGCAGGATTTTTCGTTACCGATGTGGGGCAAACTTTTACTGAACGACATTAAAATGCGGAATGACAAAGCAAACACCCAAATTGGACAGAAATTTCCAAAGCATGGCAGTGAAGCTGAGGGTAAAATATTTGCGACTTTAGTGCtttattgtcttcttttttcaGTGAGGAAACATCTAACAGTTTGCAAGCGTCTCAAATAAATTAGGATCAATGGCTATTGCGTGCAAGGAAGTTAACATGGCTGTCGGCAAGGATATTGAACTCGAAAGTCATATGCAGGATGCTAATCTTGCTGGGGAGGCTGGTGACAATGCTGATGCTCTGGCCAACTCTTCCGGAGAAGCTATCGATTTCATGGGAGCATTTACATGTTacatttcttcttcaaataATGCCAATGGGAAGTCTGATTCTTCCCCTCATTTGGATTTATTTTTGACAAGATCCCAACCTAGTGGCCCAGAGAATCAAATTAATGAAGAAAGACGTATTCTCAGACAATCTACTGCTTCAGCTTTTACACGGTTTGTCCCTTTCCAGATGTCAACCTACTTTGACGTATTTATGTGCATTATCTTTCCAAAACTAGTCATTTAGTTTGAATTTGAGTTTGTTTAGCTGCTTAATGGCTTTGTTTCTTGCCTTAAGTCTTAAATGAAGAAAAGGTAAACTACCGCAGCAGAAATTTCTCTGTTCTCCGAGTCTTATTCTGTGTCAAAAGGGCGTTTGGATTCTTAAATTTACCAAGACTTGACCTGTGGGGTGCAGATAAGTTTGCCAGGGGTAGACACTTCCTGCTTGGAGACCCTTGTTCTAGTTTCTGCTGCAAGGAAACCCATGCGGCATGCCTTTACTGATGCTTGGGTTGAGGGGCCACTTCAAGTTTCTAGGTTTTACCACATGGTTTCCCtcatttcaagaaaaaaattaccAAGGCTTTAGGTCGTGATAAGATGCTTGGACGTAGATTTTTAAGGACCTTATGCATATAAATTGTTTTAACAATACCCCCATAGAGGTGATATAAATGCATTATAATATAAGGTCCTCCTTATAAAAAGTTGTAAAATTGTTGAAAGTCCTATATGaacttctttttgtattttttcttgAATATGTTGTGGATAGGAGTCATTGTAACAGACTAACGGGACACTGGCTTGTTGGTTTTGACGCCTCCAATTGGGTTCCTACACTCTGTCTCATATGATGATCATTCCTTCATGCAGGTATGCTAGTCGGGCATTGAATTCCTCACATTTAGAATCGGCGAGTAGTCCTACGCAACAGGAAGGAATGAGAACAAATTCTGGGAAAAGGTCATTCAATATTACTACTGGTTATAACTCTGATACTCTTAATTTAAGCACCCAGAGGAGTATCATTTCTCCTGATCTCACACTATGCACTCGGAGAAATTTTATCTCTCTACCGACTTGTCAATCTAAACATTCTGAAATTGGAACTTCATGTCCCCAGCAAATATTGTTTCCTGTCCCAATTCCAGTAAGAGGGGCAAGGCTTAATATTGCATGCAGATGTGGCTCTGCACTTTCTCCACTGTTCTGTTCAACTTCTGGTTCATCACCAATGGTGAGTCCAGGTTCAGCCAACCAGCAGGAACCAACTTGTCAGGGGAATCCATTTCATAATcccaattttgaaaataatagtACTGAACGACTTTGCAATTCACTTGGTCAAACTGCAAACAACTACACCAGTCTGACATTGCACAAGCAAGACCAGAAATTGTATTCTTTAGAAGATCGAGGATGTATTTCTCCTGCTACAGATCATATTGCAAGTAGCAATTTCTGCAACGGCTCTTTAAGTCGTCTTAACAGCATGGGATATCAAATTGCCTGTGGAAGTAACAGCAATGTTGAGCAAGTCGCTGTTACCAGGCCTGCTGTAGAGAGCAAGCTTGAAGAAGCAGAAACTTTtgcaaacaatgaaaaatcacCTCGGTCCATCCAAAGAGAAGCAGCGCTTACCAAGTTCCGCTTGAAGCGGAAAGATAGATGCTTTGAAAAAAAGGTATCATATATATTGTGTGCAACTATTTTCAGATGATGCTCTTCTCCAACTAGGTGTTAAGGAACGACAGGAATTGTTTGGAACCTTGGACTGGTGGCAATAAGTTTATTCTTCACCACATAACCTATCTTGGTTCTTGAGAGCATGATAATTACTGATATCAAATTTTAGGGTATTGCTTATTGTGGATTTGGATGTTCCACTGATCTTTGGGTGTGGTATATTATCTAAAAGATATTCTATTGTGCTCATGCAAATTGGTTATTGCAGGTTCGGTATGAGACTCGGAAAAAACTCGCCGAACAGCGACCCAGAGTGAAAGGGCAATTTGTTCGACAAGCTCTTAGTGTAACTACACCAGCAGAAACAGAGAACCACCATGACGAATAAGGGAAGTGCTAGCTTCATTCTCTCTCAGGGTTGAAGATTTGAGAGCGCTAAGATTCAGGTATAGCTTAGATATTGGAATCCTTATGATGATAGCTTTAAGTTTTGTGATTCAGGTATAGCTTAGATACTGGAATCCTTATGATAAGTTTTGTGAAGTGGAGAAACAAAGAGTAGTTGAgctaaaaaaattttaagtatGAAGCTGCTTTTTAACATCATGTCCATATTCATGTTATTATGCTGTGATTACTGATTACTGACGAATGATGAGATTATGTTGTAATCCTATGTAGATCAGTGTTAATATTTTTTGGGTGGAGCAGTTTTGTTATGTACATTTAAGCAAAAGAGAGTTTGTGAGAGGTCATTCTATCGTTGTTTTTGTCACCTTGTAGATGAACTCATTCATCCAGAATACAAAAAACATTTAACATGTATGCATTGATGATTTAGAATATTGGTTTTTAAGGTTAGTAATAGCCTAATTATATCACCACCTCATCAAGTGCCTGGGTATGCATGAGTAAATCCCAGTACAGTACATGTGTAATGTGTTGATTACTTGCACGTTTAATGCAACGGCTTATGGAATTTTCAGTAGATTTTTCCGCTGCTTCCCATATACGTAGGTagttatttatattattgttattattatatcACTCAAGTtattagttggagtgataaagtTTGTTTGTATCACTTTGATAACCAAGATTCAAATGTCTCCtcgatattattattattattattatatcactcaagccattagttggagtgataaagtTTGTGTGTATCACCTTGATAACCAGGGTTTAAATTTATCCTCAACTCTACCCCacgttaggaaaaaaaaaagatttatattATAACTTTTTTATTTAACAAATCATCTTTTTTTAATACAATCACTTGCAAAATGATTGTGCTACAAATTTTGTGGCAGACCGTGTCGAAGGCTCGTTGTGTGAGCGACTTAAGGTTCTCCTATGGAGTTGTCCTTTCAATTGGAGGACGAAGTGGTCGCTATGTTGGAGGCTCGCTACGGCGAGCGGCAAAGTCCTCCTGCGATTGTCCTTTCAGCTGGAGGACAAGGTGACCGTCGCTACCAGGCCATGTCAAAGATCCGTTGGGTGAGTGGCTCGAGGTTCTCCCGAAGGCCCGGTCTTTCCGTTGGTGAGTGCAGAATTCGTTTGGAATTAACCGGCTTGGCTTTGGGCCTGGTGCTTGGGTTAGTGGGCTGTTGGGTTGAATTTGGATCTCATACCAAATTTAATTTGGTCCCTACAATAATCACTAGCAATATATTCCTTTGTTTTTCCAAACTTATTtttcaaaagataaaaaaaaaaaaaatggtttgcCTTGTCTGACCCTCAAACTTGTCTATAATTTCTTGTGCATTACAGTGTGGTAAAATGATCCAACGGTGAAGATACATGCTCCATACATATTATACCCATTTTAGACGCCTAGATTAAATTCGAGAAGTTTGTAACAgtcaaatatatgtatattttcatCAGAAAGCTCTATTCAAAAGTaaatcataaaagaaaaaaaaatgaaagaaagttAGTTTAGTTTGTTCTTATTTTATGataaaatattatgtaaaatggtaaaataagtttttcacttatATTTAACTTAAGCGTGTTTGGGTTGAGGGATTTGAAAGGGAGtggagggaagagaatggaaatgGAGGAGAGGGGTGGGGGTGCAGGGAagaaatgatttttgttttctccatGTTTAGatacataaaaaaagaaatgaaagaaaatttatttaatttactaatttatcaaaACCTAAACCAGAAAGTCGGCATTTACTAAGTCCAGTTTGTAAGTGTATTCACCCCGCAAAAGCCTGCAGATAACTGCCTACACTTCTCTTCCTCCTTTTTATCAATGACGCCAGGATACCAACCTCTTGATGGTTTGCCCGTCGCCCCTGCTTTTGGATATGAAGTGGGGCGTGATCAGACCGCTGGGAAACGAAAAACTCTGGTGCCACAAATGAATACATTTTTCAAAAGTCATTTCACTTTTCaatgattttcatttttcagaaaAGCTATAAACTTCCAAGCAACTTGATGTCCCTACAGACTGAAAGTAAATACAACTACACGGATGTGTCAACTCTCCTGTATGCTTTGTATTAGCCTTCTATTGGCAACCACAAAAATGTAACTATAGTAAACACATAATCCTAAGGGCAACGGTAGcggaagtttttttttatctggtgcctgtttggcagggcggctCCACAAGCGGAGCCGCCCGCGGAGCCGCTTTGCGGCTCTGCCATGCCAAACATGCGAAAagcgccagcggatccgctggcgcaAAAGAAGCTGtagcctttttttaaaaaattttttaaTGTGTGGGTCCCATACCTTTTAGATAAAAGTATTACTATTTTATTAATGGGACCCACTTAATTGTGTTTAAAGGTTTAAATAtaactattttttaataaattaattatatctatgcatttataattattataacagtaaatttaatattaaaataaaattaatttaatttaaaaaatataaataaaatatttatatttaagacttttaattttataggtgtttaattttaatacataatgataaattaaaaaatacaataaatgtaagaaaattaattgattacttaaacataaattaaaaaatacaataaatgtaagaaaattaagttgattaattaaaaattacttcaaattaattttgaatataaattatatttgattaattaaattaatacttaaaattaattttaataagaattatatttattagattacttttaatataaatataaaaaactaatattataatactttatttcaacagtttttccgctagcgtcagtttttatttcaccaaacacctcacagcatatttcacagctttaagctcagcatatttttcacagcatttccgctagcattgaaaatcaattttttcgctgtgccaaacggagccCTGATGTCTCAAATAGTCTTTGTATTAGCCTTCTACTGACCATTTATAATTTACCCTAGAGGAAGGAATCAAAATTTTCTAATGCACCCGTTCAGTCTCACCCTCggttagtttgaaattgaaatgtCATTTTTGATACTCAAAAGGTACGTCTTCAGTTAATTGCTAAAAGCCAAACTACTTTTGGTACAAAGAAAGTCAAAAGTTGTAGTTACCATAGTATGAGTTTGGCAGCATCATAGTTTTTTATGACACGTCAaatagcttttgcgttccaactcacctcacagcaccacaactttttacctcacaacaccttaccacacctcacagcactcccaaacgcttacaatatatgttgaattgtcccacgtaatcaaattaggtcaattattttattttagattaatgtacaatgtaaatcttaagtgattttatattaatattattagtcatctaatataaccttaatttagatacgccaaacgcacctcacagcaccacaccgcaccacagttttaaaaatgatgcgccaaacagctttttgcgttccaactcacctcatagcatcacagttttataactcacagcatcaCATCACaactcacagcattcccaaacaagccctaaTTGTTCATCAATTGATAATATTCCGTTCATTAGCTTTTAGATgctaagagcaattgcaatggtcccattttgttgggccaacaaaaaccATTAttgggtctcacctctattatataaaaagtcaagccaaacacgtctctcaatacagccacatcaacaaaacacatatcccaatatagccacatcaacaaaacacaaattcctatacatttttccttcccacccaacatggaggccaacaaattctcattctctccatattgtccacaataaaattacaccaaaacacaatcttccaatataaccacatcagcaaaacacatctctcaatacagtcacattagcaaaacacaaaactcaatacaaccacatcagcaaaacacaaaacctgatacatatttgttggtgcagacaaaataataccattgcaagtgctctaagtctttctttttttccctttctaacTAATAAATAGGacggaaaaagaaaaagaaaaagaataagaaaaagaagagggaCCTTCAAAATAGCATAACTGCCATCATGAACAGGGTTCAAGACTTCTAAAGTTTTTGCAAAGCACTGTGGAATGTGGATAATTTATGTAGTCCATAAATTGAAGTCACGCAGACCAACCAAAAGGgatataaaatttatattgaaTCACAGCATGAAGAATAAGGGACTGAGTAGCTAATTAAAAGGCGGAAGTGAAGCTACTCCGTCCACTGCTCTTGGATGATATGCTTGCCATGCTTACCAGTTTCATCTGCAACTACAATCCTGATACTATATGTATTACTCCTGTATCTACCTAAAAGTCATCCGCCAATGTTAAGAGCCAGTAGTCCCTACTGAAAAACTATAACTAAAAATACTTTGTGAAAAACAAAAGGGAGAACTTAGCAAAAACTTTTCTTCATCTACAATTTAACCCTAATCGAGATACTCTTATGCTTCGCTTGAAGACAAGGAACCCCAACATGTTTCACTTCCACAAATATAACTGAACACAGAAAAGGGCacctcttctctttttcttactGAATTGAGAATTTCAAGATTAACTGAGTCAGATGGGAGAACAAAGTAAAACCAGCCAGCAAGTACATGAAGAAGTTACGAATAAACATATGCCTTGAAAACCCCAAGGCATAGGTTTATATAGGGATCGATGGGTTCACTATCGActggaagaaagaaaaactttATATCTTAGCCTTGTATTTCAACAGTCTAGAGTGAACATGGCAGACAGAGAATTTAAATGTGGAAGTATCAAAGCGTCAGGAAAGAAGAGCAGGTGCATCAATTCCTAACGAGACCTCAATTGATCAAGCATTGGAGAATTGAAGAAACAAGCACAGGAATCACTCGCTAAGTTCGTACAATAACATTTAAATCGAAAAAAGACAGAGTGACATATTAATCAGTTCTTGAATTtccattcaaaattttgaaaaaaagagagaaagagagtaaacaaaacataaagtaaATTACTACTAGTATACTTCACGTTCACAGCAGTTCAAACAGATTGAAGAAACATGACAGACAAGTAGAAACATTATGACATCATGCCATAAACAACACAAGTTTCAAGGGTACATATTTATTCCAAGTCAAAATCAACAATCTATAAAGCCATAACAAAGACTAAATTGAATCCGAACTAACCCATTTCCAGTAATGCCTCTTGACGGACACTGCCTCATCTGCAGCATTAGTCTCCTGGCGATTCGGATACTCATCTGCTTCTTCTGTACAGAATTCCGCCTCTGGCAACCCATCCACCCGAGCATCCACGGAATGCAACACGTAACGAGCTGGCAATCCCGGGTACGAAACCGAATTCCGCTCCTCCACCTTCTTCTGGTACGTTCCCGGCAAGATTTCAACGACATCATGCACATTACTGCCGCCAAAAATTGATCCGATTTCTTCTTTGATAGCACGAATTACAGCCTCTTCAGGGGTCTCATACGGCTTCATCTTTTCCGATAGGGATCGACAGCGCTTCCTCACGCTTCCGTCCGATAACTCCTGATGTGACTCGACAAGCACTTTATCGTCTTTCCCAAGAATTCTCACCGTGACGACATTGAGGGTACGAAGCGGAGGGGAGGAATCAGCAAGGGAGGTCTCACCCTCGGCGAGCTCGAGCCAGAGGTTTTGAACGTTCTTAGTACCGGGTTTGATGCCCCAGGAGGCCAAAGAATCGGAGGGGAGTCTGAGCTTGAGCCAATCGGAAAGGGACTGTGGATTGGCGAAGTGAAAGTTGTTGGATTGGTTCATTGAGAGGAATTTCAGAAACCGGCGAGGGTTTGCCTGAAAGGATATAGACGGGAATTTGGGGAAGTGGGGTCTCACGGAAGATGGtgaggaggagaagagaaagGAGATAGAGATTGCTGTAATAAAGAGATCAGGTAAACACCACGTCATCATCTGACGTGGTGTGCATGTCCCACTGATCAATTGAGATTTGGCCACTAAAGGCCCCACTTAATTTCAAGTTTTAATGGTTACAAAAATATGTATGAaatttctattaatttgaattttgaaaaaagttcaaaaatgaaaaagaattcCCATCTCTCGTCAACCGGCAATGTGGACGATTCTTCTCCTTCGTCATCCTAAATCAGATCTAGACCAAGACTGATTATGCCTCCGATTTATCTTCTGCTCTAACTAGAATCTTGTATTGGGAGTCAAGAGATTTATCTTTCTGCCAGATCTGGCTCTCAGCTTCTTTTCCATCGCTATCCTCTTCCTCAACCTCGGTGTCGATAACAACTCGTCCGCATTGACAGCTTCCTCCGCCGAAGATATACATTTGTTTGGTTTAGACTCCTCCTCCACATTGCAAGTGGTGATGCTTATTTCATTTGTCGATCCtaaatttttgggtttttagGAAATGTTTCTCTTATTTTAGGTTCACAATTGTAGGTTTTGTATCTCTCAAAATCGTTGTATAAGCGTATATTGGGCACATATAGTCCTTGTAATATTTGATTTCATAGTAGCACATAGGTTTTGGGTAGGGACAATGTCATGCGACAAAAGATTTGTTCATTCTATGctacaacaattttcttttagttttcaacGAGTTTATCTACCAGCTCTTGTAGTCTTGAGAGTAAAATACGCTTG carries:
- the LOC119984439 gene encoding two-component response regulator-like APRR9; the encoded protein is MGDVVLSSDKGKSENETESSKQRKKREEEEEKDAGGSPVVKWERLLPRTVMRVLLVEADDSTRQIIAALLRKCSYRVAAISDGLKAWEILKGRPHNIDLILTEVELPSISGYALLTLIMEHEICKNIPVIMMSSQDSINTVYKCMLRGAADYLVKPIRRNELRNLWQHVWRRQHATVDRNGELEESVGQEKVEAISDNDAASNHSSGNMARDQRKEYIEKGSDAQSSCTKPDLEAESSHKEHMQDFSLPMWGKLLLNDIKMRNDKANTQIGQKFPKHGSEAEGSMAIACKEVNMAVGKDIELESHMQDANLAGEAGDNADALANSSGEAIDFMGAFTCYISSSNNANGKSDSSPHLDLFLTRSQPSGPENQINEERRILRQSTASAFTRYASRALNSSHLESASSPTQQEGMRTNSGKRSFNITTGYNSDTLNLSTQRSIISPDLTLCTRRNFISLPTCQSKHSEIGTSCPQQILFPVPIPVRGARLNIACRCGSALSPLFCSTSGSSPMVSPGSANQQEPTCQGNPFHNPNFENNSTERLCNSLGQTANNYTSLTLHKQDQKLYSLEDRGCISPATDHIASSNFCNGSLSRLNSMGYQIACGSNSNVEQVAVTRPAVESKLEEAETFANNEKSPRSIQREAALTKFRLKRKDRCFEKKVRYETRKKLAEQRPRVKGQFVRQALSVTTPAETENHHDE
- the LOC119983510 gene encoding uncharacterized protein LOC119983510 yields the protein MTWCLPDLFITAISISFLFSSSPSSVRPHFPKFPSISFQANPRRFLKFLSMNQSNNFHFANPQSLSDWLKLRLPSDSLASWGIKPGTKNVQNLWLELAEGETSLADSSPPLRTLNVVTVRILGKDDKVLVESHQELSDGSVRKRCRSLSEKMKPYETPEEAVIRAIKEEIGSIFGGSNVHDVVEILPGTYQKKVEERNSVSYPGLPARYVLHSVDARVDGLPEAEFCTEEADEYPNRQETNAADEAVSVKRHYWKWVSSDSI